The Pyrenophora tritici-repentis strain M4 chromosome 8, whole genome shotgun sequence genome contains a region encoding:
- a CDS encoding FolD, 5,10-methylene-tetrahydrofolate dehydrogenase-Methenyl tetrahydrofolate cyclohydrolase, with protein sequence MADDKPNCKVVLANNIAKSLLEEVRDGLSKINKKPLLVGFLASSDPAAKVYADWTGKTCVENGFDFSLRTLDRENLEDALLTANADPSVSGIIVYYPIFSSRQDQYLQQIVSIDKDVEGLSHRYIFNMYQNIRFLDPQNTKKSILPCTPLAVIKILEYLRIYNTILPYGNRLHGRTITVINRSEVVGRPLAALLANDGATVYSVDIADVQEFTRGAGLRKRRHEVVEKPGWTLANCLPLSDVVISGVPGDKFKVPTELIKDGAACINFSSEKNFTPEVKEKASIYVPAIGKVTIAVLLRNLLRLAQNKIDAAAQGVEETSSVQPVVPSTA encoded by the exons ATGGCTGACGATAAACCCAACTGTAAGGTCGTTCTCGCCAACAACATTGCGAAAAGCTTGTTGGAAGAAGTCCGCGATGGCCTCAGCAAAATCAACAAGAAACCGCTACTCGTTGGCTTCCTTGCCAGCTCCGACCCAGCTGCCAAAGTCTACGCAGACTGGACAGGCAAGACATGTGTTGAAAA CGGCTTCGACTTCTCCCTCCGCACCCTCGACCGCGAAAACCTCGAAGATGCCCTCCTAACCGCAAACGCCGACCCCTCCGTCTCAGGAATAATAGTCTACTACCCAATCTTCTCCTCGCGCCAAGACCAATACCTGCAACAAATCGTCTCCATCGACAAAGACGTCGAGGGTCTCTCCCACCGCTACATCTTCAACATGTACCAGAACATCCGCTTCCTGGACCCACAAAACACAAAGAAGAGCATCTTGCCTTGTACACCACTGGCGGTCATCAAGATTCTGGAGTATCTGCGGATTTACAATACGATTCTGCCGTATGGGAATCGCCTGCATGGACGGACTATTACGGTGATTAATCGCAGTGAGGTTGTGGGGAGGCCGTTGGCGGCGCTGCTGGCGAATGATGGGGCGACTGTTTATAGTGTTGATATTGCGGATGTTCAGGAGTTTACAAGAGGTGCTGGGTTGCGCAAGCGCCGTCATGAGGTTGTTGAGAAGCCGGGTTGGACGCTGGCAAACTGCCTGCCACTCAGTGATGTGGTCATTAGCGGTGTTCCGGGCGACAAGTTCAAAGTGCCGACGGAGCTGATCAAGGATGGAGCCGCGTGTATCAATTTTAGTAGTGAGAAGAACTTCACACCAGAGGTCAAGGAGAAGGCGTCGATTTATGTGCCGGCGATTGGCAAGGTTACGATTGCCGTCTTGTTGAGGAATTTGCTG CGACTTGCGCAGAACAAGATTGATGCTGCTGCTCAGGGTGTCGAGGAGACCTCTTCTGTTCAGCCTGTGGTTCCGTCGACGGCTTGA